In one Phycisphaeraceae bacterium genomic region, the following are encoded:
- a CDS encoding type II secretion system protein encodes METPTPSTQRRRASRLLEALIVLMILGGLSSLVLPQFSSAARVSQETSLRDDLRYIRTQILVYRAQHGGTAPGYPDGDATRPPTTTDFAAQMTLFTDAQGRTSIQKSEQFCFGPYLEQLPANPVNHSAAIRFIASEVPFPMVPGGSEGWFYQPATGTFAPNIEGRDAVGEPYFQY; translated from the coding sequence ATGGAAACTCCAACACCATCGACACAGCGCCGCCGCGCCTCTCGTCTTCTGGAAGCGCTGATCGTTCTGATGATTCTTGGCGGCCTGAGCAGCCTGGTGTTGCCTCAGTTTTCAAGCGCAGCCCGCGTTTCGCAGGAGACCTCGCTGCGCGACGATCTGCGATATATCCGCACACAGATTCTTGTCTATCGAGCGCAACACGGCGGAACAGCGCCGGGCTATCCCGACGGTGATGCCACCCGTCCGCCAACGACCACAGACTTTGCCGCACAGATGACGCTCTTTACCGACGCTCAGGGGCGGACATCCATCCAGAAAAGCGAGCAATTTTGCTTTGGTCCTTATCTGGAGCAATTGCCGGCAAATCCTGTGAATCACAGTGCCGCGATTCGTTTCATCGCATCCGAGGTTCCGTTCCCGATGGTTCCGGGCGGGAGTGAAGGCTGGTTTTATCAGCCCGCCACCGGCACATTTGCGCCGAATATTGAAGGCCGGGACGCAGTGGGTGAGCCGTACTTTCAATATTGA